One segment of Thermosipho atlanticus DSM 15807 DNA contains the following:
- a CDS encoding type IV pilus twitching motility protein PilT gives MNLLILKDIILKAKQMRASDIHLSTGLEPIIRVDGKLVKLSDFPPINANELKQAVEEILSEYSIESQKKEVDFSFSLEDLRVRANYYYERRNPALALRLITRKIRTVDELGLPQILKTFAERPYGLVLVAGPTGSGKSTTLAAMIEHINSEYAKHIITIEDPIEYVFENNKSLIHQREVGTDTLSFSDGLKYALRQDPDVILVGEMRDLETISMALTSAETGHLVFATVHTNSAASAPERIVDVFPAHQQKQISLQLANTLVAVIFQRLVPKKDSGVIPITEIMVATPAIRNLIREGKLHQIEGVMQASKSQGNTLFDDVLIEAYLKEIITKETLLENVRNLQEVQKRLGWRI, from the coding sequence ATGAATTTGCTAATTCTAAAAGATATTATTCTAAAAGCAAAGCAAATGAGAGCTTCGGATATACATTTGTCCACAGGATTAGAACCAATCATCAGAGTTGATGGGAAATTAGTTAAACTTTCCGACTTTCCCCCAATTAATGCAAATGAATTGAAACAGGCAGTAGAAGAAATCCTTTCAGAATATAGTATTGAAAGCCAAAAAAAAGAAGTTGACTTTTCTTTCTCATTGGAAGATTTGAGAGTTAGAGCAAACTATTATTATGAAAGAAGAAATCCTGCACTAGCATTACGACTAATTACTAGAAAAATCCGAACAGTTGATGAATTGGGCCTTCCTCAAATTCTAAAAACATTTGCAGAACGACCATATGGTCTTGTATTAGTTGCCGGACCAACTGGTAGTGGAAAATCAACCACTCTTGCCGCAATGATCGAACATATTAATAGTGAATACGCTAAACACATTATTACCATTGAAGACCCTATAGAATATGTCTTTGAAAATAATAAATCACTAATTCATCAACGTGAAGTCGGAACAGATACACTAAGTTTTTCAGATGGTTTAAAATATGCTTTAAGGCAAGATCCAGATGTTATACTAGTTGGGGAAATGAGAGACTTAGAAACAATTTCTATGGCATTAACATCAGCCGAAACGGGGCATCTTGTTTTTGCCACCGTTCATACAAACTCCGCAGCTTCTGCTCCTGAAAGAATTGTGGATGTTTTCCCGGCACATCAACAAAAACAAATATCCCTACAACTTGCAAATACCTTGGTCGCCGTAATCTTTCAACGATTGGTCCCCAAAAAAGACTCTGGAGTAATTCCTATTACAGAAATAATGGTTGCAACACCGGCGATAAGAAACTTGATTCGTGAAGGAAAATTACACCAAATAGAAGGTGTTATGCAAGCAAGCAAATCGCAAGGAAATACATTATTTGATGATGTTTTAATTGAAGCTTACTTGAAGGAAATAATCACCAAAGAAACGTTATTAGAAAATGTTAGGAACTTACAGGAGGTGCAAAAAAGACTAGGATGGAGAATTTAG
- the prfA gene encoding peptide chain release factor 1: MENLDIVIQIKNWSNEAIKNLEKKLMVPLSPEEIKKYSEEYSKMKEINTLANKYLELEDEIQLWKEEMPENFEIEVEKLEKEKENVMQELISIVIPENEYSGKNVYLEIRAGTGGEEAALFAADLLRMYLRYVEKKGFKAEIIDENKTDLGGYKEVIVRIKGKNVGNYLKYESGVHRVQRVPTTESGGRVHTSTATVAVLPEVSSVDIEINPSEIRIDTYRASGAGGQYVNKTESAVRITHIPTGIVVTCQTERSQLQNKEQAMNVLRARLFKLKLEEQARKISANRKSQIGTGERSEKIRTYNFPQNRVTDHRINYTSYNLQAVLDGELDEFITRLMRIDMLEQLENIIKGGVKNEHKNS; encoded by the coding sequence ATGGAGAATTTAGATATTGTAATTCAAATAAAAAATTGGAGTAATGAAGCTATCAAAAACTTAGAAAAAAAGTTAATGGTTCCGTTATCTCCAGAAGAAATAAAGAAGTATTCGGAAGAATATTCAAAAATGAAAGAAATAAACACTCTTGCAAACAAATACTTAGAATTAGAAGATGAAATCCAACTTTGGAAAGAAGAAATGCCAGAAAATTTTGAAATAGAAGTTGAGAAATTAGAAAAAGAAAAAGAAAATGTGATGCAAGAATTGATTTCTATTGTCATTCCTGAAAATGAATATAGTGGAAAAAATGTATATTTGGAAATTAGAGCCGGAACTGGTGGAGAAGAAGCAGCATTATTTGCAGCTGATTTACTGCGGATGTATCTACGCTATGTAGAAAAGAAGGGATTCAAAGCAGAAATTATCGATGAAAACAAGACGGATCTAGGAGGATACAAAGAGGTCATTGTCAGAATAAAAGGAAAAAATGTCGGAAATTATTTAAAATATGAAAGCGGCGTACACAGAGTTCAACGTGTCCCCACAACTGAATCTGGTGGAAGAGTTCACACTTCCACTGCTACAGTTGCTGTTTTACCGGAAGTCTCTAGTGTTGACATCGAAATTAATCCCTCGGAAATAAGAATTGATACTTATAGAGCATCTGGGGCGGGTGGACAATACGTTAATAAAACTGAATCAGCTGTCAGAATTACACATATTCCTACTGGTATAGTTGTCACCTGTCAAACTGAAAGATCACAACTCCAAAATAAAGAACAAGCTATGAACGTTCTCAGAGCAAGATTATTCAAATTGAAACTTGAAGAACAAGCAAGAAAAATTAGTGCTAATAGAAAATCGCAAATAGGAACTGGAGAAAGAAGCGAAAAAATAAGAACATATAACTTTCCACAAAACCGAGTCACAGATCATAGAATTAACTACACATCATACAACCTTCAAGCTGTGCTAGATGGAGAATTGGATGAATTTATAACAAGACTAATGAGAATTGACATGCTTGAACAATTAGAAAATATCATAAAAGGGGGCGTAAAAAATGAACATAAAAATAGTTGA